CGCGGAGGGGTCGGCTGCCTGGGCCTCGGCGGCGAACAGGCTCTTGCGGAGCGCCGCCGTGTTCCGTGCATCCGGGCCGTCGGTGGCGAGCACGGCGGCGCCCATGACGCTGCCGAGCAGTACCGCGACCGGCCAAGCCGTCCTGAACTCCATGCATCCTCCTTGATGGGGGGTACCGCGGGTGGTGCGGGACTTCTGCAAGGCTCTGGAACCGCGAGCGGCGAAGGTGGGAACCTGCCGGAGTCGCGTTCGCCGCCGCCGCTCCGTGCATCTAACATAGTACATCGCAACGAGTTATTCAACCCTGCTGATGAAGAGGGGAATGGGGAATGGGGAATGGGGAATGGGGAATGGGAAGGGGTCGGGTGCCGGCGCGGCACGTCGCCCCCTTCTGTCATCCTGAGCGACGCGCAGCTCCATCCTCGACCGGTCTGCGAACTCTGGCGCGGAGCGAAGGATCTACTGCGCGCAACGAGGGGCTCGTAGTCGCGCACTGGCCTCCTGTCTCGCCGGCTAGATCCTTCGGTCGCCGCAGGCAGGCCGGAGCGCCCCGCCGGCTCCTGCGTCGGCGGCTCCCTCAGGATGACAAATTGGTGGGTGGCCGTCGGCTGTCCCGTTGTCCTGGCCTCTCGCCCAATTCCCAATTCCCCATTCCCCATTCCCCATTCCCCCTACCCAGCGGGCCGCCGGCGCGACGCGAGCCGCACGATTGCGGCCATGGCGAGCCAGAAGAGGACGACCGAAAGGGGCCAGGCCAGGACGCGCGGGGCCACGATTCCGATCCCGGCCAGCACCAGCATCAGCACCGCGAGGGCGGTCACCCAGCCGATGTCTTCGCGGCCGATCAGACGCTCTCCCACGAGCGCGCGCGCGAGGACGGTGCCGGCGCGCGCCAGGCGGCCCACGATGCGCCCCAACTCGGTGCCCCGGTACGAGTGCGCCCGCGCCTCGCGGGCCGAGGCAATCTCCGGGCGGCGCTGGTCCTCCGCGTCGGTCACTACCAGGCGCTCGGTGGCGCGACGTTCCTTCTTGAACTCCGCGCCCGGCACGGGGGAGGTGCGCAGCGCGATCTCCACCGACGCCTCCAGGTCCGCCTCGAAGAGCGCCTCCATCTCGGCCGCGAAGGTGCGGTCCGTCACGGCCACGTCGATCTCCCAGTTCCCCAGCAGCGACGCCAGGTTCATGTTGGTGGATCCGATGCGCGACCACATCCCGTCCGCCACCGCGGTCTTGGCGTGGATCATGGGCCCTTCCCACTCGAAGAGCCGCACCCCCGCCTCCAGCAGCGGCCGGTAGCCGGCGCGCGACATCCCCCCCACGATGGGCCAGTTGTTGTAGGCCGGGACCAGGACGCGCACGTCCACCCCGTCGCGCGCGGTGGAGGCGAGGGCTTCCACCATCGCGGGGGGGAGGACGAAGTAGGGGTCGGTCATCCAGAGCCGCCGCTCCACGCCCACGGCCACGAACTGCATCAGACGGTAGATGCGGCTCTTCCCCGGCTCTCCCTCCACCACGCGCACCGCCACGTCGCCGCGGGGGGCGACCTGCTCCGGATCAGGCACCTCGCCAGGGGGGAGCGGGGGGCCGGC
The Longimicrobium sp. DNA segment above includes these coding regions:
- a CDS encoding phospholipase D-like domain-containing protein; protein product: METPPALPNPPTARASGLRTLVRYAERAMVRSSDAGEISGNSARLLVDGPQAFPAWLEAIAGAQRWIHLENYAIRDDLAGRTFRDALAEKARSGVPVRVLYDWVGCWATPRSFWRPLREAGAEVRSFAPPSITDPLHFMRRDHRKVVAVDGDYASVAGMCIGDEWAGSPHEGITAWRDTGVEFRGPAAAAIDRAFARTWRAAGPPLPPGEVPDPEQVAPRGDVAVRVVEGEPGKSRIYRLMQFVAVGVERRLWMTDPYFVLPPAMVEALASTARDGVDVRVLVPAYNNWPIVGGMSRAGYRPLLEAGVRLFEWEGPMIHAKTAVADGMWSRIGSTNMNLASLLGNWEIDVAVTDRTFAAEMEALFEADLEASVEIALRTSPVPGAEFKKERRATERLVVTDAEDQRRPEIASAREARAHSYRGTELGRIVGRLARAGTVLARALVGERLIGREDIGWVTALAVLMLVLAGIGIVAPRVLAWPLSVVLFWLAMAAIVRLASRRRPAG